A single window of Gossypium hirsutum isolate 1008001.06 chromosome A10, Gossypium_hirsutum_v2.1, whole genome shotgun sequence DNA harbors:
- the LOC107897588 gene encoding UDP-sugar pyrophosphorylase isoform X3: MASGLTTADSTAKLLSDLKIDAGDWPPTLVKNLHLLSPDQIQSGKMLLEMGQSHLFQHWAEPGVDDDQKKAFFTQLSKLNSSYPGGLASYIKTARELLADSKAGKNPYDGFTPSVPIGEVLSLGDDNFIKFEDVGVKEAKNAAFVLVAGGLGERLGYNGIKVALPAETTTGTCFLQLYIESILALQEASSRLTQGTCQKEIPFVIMTSDDTHTCTLDLLESNSYFGMKASQVKLLKQEKVACLDDNDARLALDPHNKYKIQTKPHGHGDVHSLLYSSGLLNVWHDSRLRWVIFFQDTNGLLFKAIPASLGVSATKEYHVNSLAVPRKAKEAIGGITKLTHSDGRSMVINVEYNQLDPLLRATGHPDGDVNCETGYSPFPGNINQLILELDPYIKELTKTGGAVKEFVNPKYKDASKTSFKSSTRLECMMQDYPKTLPPSARVGFTAGVQVEDPVQQVFNNQEVEVWPRVTWKPKWGITFAEIQSKVGGGCFISQKSTMALKGRHIFLENLTLDGTLIINSSDDAKVKVGGSIKNKGWLIERIDYKDITFPEELRIRGFKIEKKEQLEKTYGNFCY; the protein is encoded by the exons ATGGCTTCGGGTTTGACGACGGCTGATTCGACGGCGAAGCTTCTCTCCGACCTCAAAATCGACGCTGGAGATTGGCCTCCTACTCTTGTCAAGAATCTGCACCTCCTTTCTCCGGATCAG atccaatcagggaagatGTTGTTGGAGATGGGACAGAGTCATTTGTTTCAGCATTGGGCAGAGCCTGGCGTCGATGACGACCaaaagaaagctttcttcactCAG ttaTCTAAGCTAAATTCAAGCTATCCCGGGGGTTTGGCATCGTATATTAAAACCGCTAGGGAGCTCTTAGCCGACTCAAAAGCTGGGAAGAATCCATATGATGGCTTCACACCTTCG GTCCCAATTGGAGAAGTTCTCTCTCTTGGtgatgataatttcatcaaatttgAGGATGTTGGTGTCAAAGAAGCCAAAAACGCAGCATTTGTTCTTGTTGCGGGTGGGCTTGGTGAACGTCTAGGATACAATGGAATTAAG GTGGCACTTCCTGCAGAGACCACAACTGGAACATGTTTCTTACAACTCTACATTGAGTCCATTCTGGCACTTCAGGAAGCTAGCAGTCGGCTCACACAAG GTACATGTCAAAAGGAGATTCCTTTTGTTATCATGACATCAGATGACACACATACCTGTACACTGGACCTTTTAGAATCAAATTCTTATTTTGGGATGAAAGCTTCACAAGTTAAACTTCTTAAGCAG GAAAAAGTTGCATGCTTAGATGATAATGATGCTAGGCTTGCTTTGGACCCTCATAACAAATACAAAATTCAG ACAAAACCTCATGGCCATGGTGATGTACACTCACTTCTTTATTCTAGTGGCCTTCTGAATGTATG GCATGATTCTAGATTGAGATGGGTTATCTTTTTCCAAGATACAAATGGGCTGTTGTTCAAG GCAATTCCAGCATCCCTTGGAGTCAGTGCAACTAAAGAGTACCATGTCAATTCTCTTGCTGTTCCACGGAAAGCAAAAGAAGCTATTGGAGGAATTACTAAACTCACTCATAGTGATG GGAGATCGATGGTGATCAACGTGGAATACAATCAGCTTGATCCTTTGCTTAGAGCCACTGGACATCCAGATGGAGATGTTAATTGTGAGACTGGTTATTCTCCTTTTCCAGGAAATATAAACCAG TTGATTTTGGAGCTTGATCCATACATTAAGGAGCTTACCAAAACAGGAGGTGCTGTTAAGGAATTCGTTAACCCCAA GTATAAAGATGCTAGTAAAACATCATTTAAGTCCTCAACTCGACTAGAGTGTATGATGCAAGATTATCCTAAAACATTGCCTCCATCAGCAAGAGTCGGATTTACG GCGGGTGTTCAAGTGGAGGATCCTGTGCaacaggttttcaacaaccaagAAGTGGAAGTGTGGCCCCGTGTTACTTGGAAGCCTAAATGGGGGATCACTTTTGCTGAGATCCAAAGTAAAGTTGGTGGAGGTTGCTTTATTTCTCAAAAGTCTACCATGGCCCTTAAGGGGCGTCATATCTTTCTTGAAAACCTAACCTTGGATGGAACTCTTATCATCAATTCCTCTGACGATGCAAAG GTAAAAGTTGGAGGATCAATAAAGAACAAGGGTTGGCTGATCGAGAGAATTGATTATAAAGATATAACATTTCCAGAAGAATTGAGGATACGAGGTTTTAAAATAGAGAAAAAGGAACAATTAGAGAAAACATATGGTAATTTTTGCtattga
- the LOC107897588 gene encoding UDP-sugar pyrophosphorylase isoform X2 — protein MASGLTTADSTAKLLSDLKIDAGDWPPTLVKNLHLLSPDQIQSGKMLLEMGQSHLFQHWAEPGVDDDQKKAFFTQLSKLNSSYPGGLASYIKTARELLADSKAGKNPYDGFTPSVPIGEVLSLGDDNFIKFEDVGVKEAKNAAFVLVAGGLGERLGYNGIKVALPAETTTGTCFLQLYIESILALQEASSRLTQGTCQKEIPFVIMTSDDTHTCTLDLLESNSYFGMKASQVKLLKQEKVACLDDNDARLALDPHNKYKIQTKPHGHGDVHSLLYSSGLLNVWHDSRLRWVIFFQDTNGLLFKAIPASLGVSATKEYHVNSLAVPRKAKEAIGGITKLTHSDGRSMVINVEYNQLDPLLRATGHPDGDVNCETGYSPFPGNINQLILELDPYIKELTKTGGAVKEFVNPKYKDASKTSFKSSTRLECMMQDYPKTLPPSARVGFTVIDTWLAYAPVKNNPEAANIPKQNPYHSATSGEMAIYRANSLILKKAGVQVEDPVQQVFNNQEVEVWPRVTWKPKWGITFAEIQSKVGGGCFISQKSTMALKGRHIFLENLTLDGTLIINSSDDAKRDFGNR, from the exons ATGGCTTCGGGTTTGACGACGGCTGATTCGACGGCGAAGCTTCTCTCCGACCTCAAAATCGACGCTGGAGATTGGCCTCCTACTCTTGTCAAGAATCTGCACCTCCTTTCTCCGGATCAG atccaatcagggaagatGTTGTTGGAGATGGGACAGAGTCATTTGTTTCAGCATTGGGCAGAGCCTGGCGTCGATGACGACCaaaagaaagctttcttcactCAG ttaTCTAAGCTAAATTCAAGCTATCCCGGGGGTTTGGCATCGTATATTAAAACCGCTAGGGAGCTCTTAGCCGACTCAAAAGCTGGGAAGAATCCATATGATGGCTTCACACCTTCG GTCCCAATTGGAGAAGTTCTCTCTCTTGGtgatgataatttcatcaaatttgAGGATGTTGGTGTCAAAGAAGCCAAAAACGCAGCATTTGTTCTTGTTGCGGGTGGGCTTGGTGAACGTCTAGGATACAATGGAATTAAG GTGGCACTTCCTGCAGAGACCACAACTGGAACATGTTTCTTACAACTCTACATTGAGTCCATTCTGGCACTTCAGGAAGCTAGCAGTCGGCTCACACAAG GTACATGTCAAAAGGAGATTCCTTTTGTTATCATGACATCAGATGACACACATACCTGTACACTGGACCTTTTAGAATCAAATTCTTATTTTGGGATGAAAGCTTCACAAGTTAAACTTCTTAAGCAG GAAAAAGTTGCATGCTTAGATGATAATGATGCTAGGCTTGCTTTGGACCCTCATAACAAATACAAAATTCAG ACAAAACCTCATGGCCATGGTGATGTACACTCACTTCTTTATTCTAGTGGCCTTCTGAATGTATG GCATGATTCTAGATTGAGATGGGTTATCTTTTTCCAAGATACAAATGGGCTGTTGTTCAAG GCAATTCCAGCATCCCTTGGAGTCAGTGCAACTAAAGAGTACCATGTCAATTCTCTTGCTGTTCCACGGAAAGCAAAAGAAGCTATTGGAGGAATTACTAAACTCACTCATAGTGATG GGAGATCGATGGTGATCAACGTGGAATACAATCAGCTTGATCCTTTGCTTAGAGCCACTGGACATCCAGATGGAGATGTTAATTGTGAGACTGGTTATTCTCCTTTTCCAGGAAATATAAACCAG TTGATTTTGGAGCTTGATCCATACATTAAGGAGCTTACCAAAACAGGAGGTGCTGTTAAGGAATTCGTTAACCCCAA GTATAAAGATGCTAGTAAAACATCATTTAAGTCCTCAACTCGACTAGAGTGTATGATGCAAGATTATCCTAAAACATTGCCTCCATCAGCAAGAGTCGGATTTACG GTAATTGATACATGGCTTGCTTATGCACCAGTGAAAAATAATCCTGAGGCTGCTAACATACCAAAACAGAACCCATATCATAGTGCAACTTCTGGAGAAATGGCTATATATCGTGCGAACAGTCTCATTCTTAAAAAA GCGGGTGTTCAAGTGGAGGATCCTGTGCaacaggttttcaacaaccaagAAGTGGAAGTGTGGCCCCGTGTTACTTGGAAGCCTAAATGGGGGATCACTTTTGCTGAGATCCAAAGTAAAGTTGGTGGAGGTTGCTTTATTTCTCAAAAGTCTACCATGGCCCTTAAGGGGCGTCATATCTTTCTTGAAAACCTAACCTTGGATGGAACTCTTATCATCAATTCCTCTGACGATGCAAAG CGCGATTTTGGAAATAGGTAA
- the LOC107897588 gene encoding UDP-sugar pyrophosphorylase isoform X1 produces the protein MASGLTTADSTAKLLSDLKIDAGDWPPTLVKNLHLLSPDQIQSGKMLLEMGQSHLFQHWAEPGVDDDQKKAFFTQLSKLNSSYPGGLASYIKTARELLADSKAGKNPYDGFTPSVPIGEVLSLGDDNFIKFEDVGVKEAKNAAFVLVAGGLGERLGYNGIKVALPAETTTGTCFLQLYIESILALQEASSRLTQGTCQKEIPFVIMTSDDTHTCTLDLLESNSYFGMKASQVKLLKQEKVACLDDNDARLALDPHNKYKIQTKPHGHGDVHSLLYSSGLLNVWHDSRLRWVIFFQDTNGLLFKAIPASLGVSATKEYHVNSLAVPRKAKEAIGGITKLTHSDGRSMVINVEYNQLDPLLRATGHPDGDVNCETGYSPFPGNINQLILELDPYIKELTKTGGAVKEFVNPKYKDASKTSFKSSTRLECMMQDYPKTLPPSARVGFTVIDTWLAYAPVKNNPEAANIPKQNPYHSATSGEMAIYRANSLILKKAGVQVEDPVQQVFNNQEVEVWPRVTWKPKWGITFAEIQSKVGGGCFISQKSTMALKGRHIFLENLTLDGTLIINSSDDAKVKVGGSIKNKGWLIERIDYKDITFPEELRIRGFKIEKKEQLEKTYGNFCY, from the exons ATGGCTTCGGGTTTGACGACGGCTGATTCGACGGCGAAGCTTCTCTCCGACCTCAAAATCGACGCTGGAGATTGGCCTCCTACTCTTGTCAAGAATCTGCACCTCCTTTCTCCGGATCAG atccaatcagggaagatGTTGTTGGAGATGGGACAGAGTCATTTGTTTCAGCATTGGGCAGAGCCTGGCGTCGATGACGACCaaaagaaagctttcttcactCAG ttaTCTAAGCTAAATTCAAGCTATCCCGGGGGTTTGGCATCGTATATTAAAACCGCTAGGGAGCTCTTAGCCGACTCAAAAGCTGGGAAGAATCCATATGATGGCTTCACACCTTCG GTCCCAATTGGAGAAGTTCTCTCTCTTGGtgatgataatttcatcaaatttgAGGATGTTGGTGTCAAAGAAGCCAAAAACGCAGCATTTGTTCTTGTTGCGGGTGGGCTTGGTGAACGTCTAGGATACAATGGAATTAAG GTGGCACTTCCTGCAGAGACCACAACTGGAACATGTTTCTTACAACTCTACATTGAGTCCATTCTGGCACTTCAGGAAGCTAGCAGTCGGCTCACACAAG GTACATGTCAAAAGGAGATTCCTTTTGTTATCATGACATCAGATGACACACATACCTGTACACTGGACCTTTTAGAATCAAATTCTTATTTTGGGATGAAAGCTTCACAAGTTAAACTTCTTAAGCAG GAAAAAGTTGCATGCTTAGATGATAATGATGCTAGGCTTGCTTTGGACCCTCATAACAAATACAAAATTCAG ACAAAACCTCATGGCCATGGTGATGTACACTCACTTCTTTATTCTAGTGGCCTTCTGAATGTATG GCATGATTCTAGATTGAGATGGGTTATCTTTTTCCAAGATACAAATGGGCTGTTGTTCAAG GCAATTCCAGCATCCCTTGGAGTCAGTGCAACTAAAGAGTACCATGTCAATTCTCTTGCTGTTCCACGGAAAGCAAAAGAAGCTATTGGAGGAATTACTAAACTCACTCATAGTGATG GGAGATCGATGGTGATCAACGTGGAATACAATCAGCTTGATCCTTTGCTTAGAGCCACTGGACATCCAGATGGAGATGTTAATTGTGAGACTGGTTATTCTCCTTTTCCAGGAAATATAAACCAG TTGATTTTGGAGCTTGATCCATACATTAAGGAGCTTACCAAAACAGGAGGTGCTGTTAAGGAATTCGTTAACCCCAA GTATAAAGATGCTAGTAAAACATCATTTAAGTCCTCAACTCGACTAGAGTGTATGATGCAAGATTATCCTAAAACATTGCCTCCATCAGCAAGAGTCGGATTTACG GTAATTGATACATGGCTTGCTTATGCACCAGTGAAAAATAATCCTGAGGCTGCTAACATACCAAAACAGAACCCATATCATAGTGCAACTTCTGGAGAAATGGCTATATATCGTGCGAACAGTCTCATTCTTAAAAAA GCGGGTGTTCAAGTGGAGGATCCTGTGCaacaggttttcaacaaccaagAAGTGGAAGTGTGGCCCCGTGTTACTTGGAAGCCTAAATGGGGGATCACTTTTGCTGAGATCCAAAGTAAAGTTGGTGGAGGTTGCTTTATTTCTCAAAAGTCTACCATGGCCCTTAAGGGGCGTCATATCTTTCTTGAAAACCTAACCTTGGATGGAACTCTTATCATCAATTCCTCTGACGATGCAAAG GTAAAAGTTGGAGGATCAATAAAGAACAAGGGTTGGCTGATCGAGAGAATTGATTATAAAGATATAACATTTCCAGAAGAATTGAGGATACGAGGTTTTAAAATAGAGAAAAAGGAACAATTAGAGAAAACATATGGTAATTTTTGCtattga